Proteins encoded by one window of Cylindrospermum stagnale PCC 7417:
- a CDS encoding 2-dehydropantoate 2-reductase: protein MKICIVGAGAIGGYLGAKLALAGEAVTLIARGSHLEAMQKNGLKLMLADHSSQVAVPTLVTNDFTQAGAQDVVILAVKAQSLQAIASSLPALYHSQTMVVTAQNGVPWWYFRKHGGEYEGTRIQSVDPEGIIETHIGAERVIGCVVYPAAEIVAPGVIQHIEGDRFTLGEIDGTKSDGETPAKSDRIQSLAQAFKQAGFRAPIRNQIRTEIWVKLWGNVAFNPISALTGATLEAIAQYPPTRELARQIMTEAQAIAEKLGVNFGISLEQRINGAEKVGAHKTSMLQDIEAGRPTEIDAIVSAIVELGKLTQIPTPHIDALCASVKLLEATKANLKGEKSKSP from the coding sequence ATGAAAATTTGTATTGTTGGTGCCGGTGCTATTGGTGGATATCTGGGGGCGAAATTGGCTCTAGCAGGTGAAGCTGTGACGCTGATTGCTCGCGGTTCTCATTTGGAAGCGATGCAAAAAAATGGGCTGAAGTTAATGCTGGCTGATCATTCTAGCCAAGTTGCTGTTCCCACTTTGGTGACTAACGATTTTACCCAAGCGGGGGCGCAGGATGTGGTGATTTTGGCTGTTAAGGCTCAGAGTCTTCAAGCGATCGCATCTTCTCTCCCTGCACTCTACCATTCTCAGACAATGGTGGTAACGGCTCAAAATGGTGTGCCTTGGTGGTATTTCCGCAAACATGGCGGCGAGTATGAAGGAACGCGGATTCAGTCGGTTGATCCTGAGGGAATAATTGAAACCCATATCGGCGCTGAACGGGTAATTGGCTGTGTGGTTTACCCAGCCGCAGAGATAGTTGCACCGGGAGTAATTCAGCATATAGAAGGCGATCGCTTTACATTGGGTGAAATCGACGGTACAAAAAGCGATGGCGAAACGCCCGCTAAAAGCGATCGCATTCAATCACTAGCTCAAGCTTTCAAACAAGCCGGATTTAGAGCACCAATCCGCAATCAAATCCGCACAGAAATTTGGGTGAAATTATGGGGTAACGTGGCGTTTAACCCCATCAGCGCCCTCACTGGTGCGACTTTAGAAGCTATTGCTCAATATCCCCCCACCCGCGAACTAGCACGGCAAATTATGACCGAAGCCCAAGCGATCGCCGAAAAGTTAGGGGTTAATTTTGGCATCTCCCTAGAACAGCGAATTAATGGAGCCGAAAAGGTTGGCGCCCATAAAACATCAATGTTACAAGACATTGAAGCCGGACGTCCCACAGAAATAGATGCGATCGTCAGCGCGATCGTCGAACTCGGTAAACTGACGCAGATTCCCACACCCCATATAGATGCCCTATGTGCCA
- a CDS encoding acyl--CoA ligase, with the protein MQPNLFTLLAGEDNHPALVTPDGPSLTYGQLRENVIELVYQLQDFGLKRGNRISIAMTNGVPMAITFIASALCGTAAPLNPKYKQEEFAFYYADTNAKALITLSELPEAAIAAASPNMLLINAKVNTDGTLRFELVKKGKTPNSEPPNADDVAMILHTSGTTSRPKRVPIRDRNLIASANNIINAYSLTADDTTICLMPLFHIHGLVGCLLATLASGGTLVCPNGFNALEFWKLVETYKPTWYSAAPTMHQIILARASRNAEIIQANPFRFIRSSSAPLPLVIIEQLEATLKAPVVESYSMTEASHMMTTNPLPPKVRKPGSVGYGFGVEVGIMDNQGNLLSQGSLGEVVVKAPNVIDGYENNPEANATAFVNGWFRTGDQGKLDADNYLYLTGRIKELINRGGEKFSPLEVDDVLLRHPAVSEALAFAVPHKSLGEDIHAAVVLKAEVSVQELIAHCKITLADFKVPQQIHILEQLPRGATGKLQRLAMAQLLNVG; encoded by the coding sequence ATGCAACCGAACTTATTTACACTTTTAGCAGGGGAAGACAATCATCCAGCCTTAGTTACGCCTGATGGCCCATCACTAACTTATGGGCAATTGCGTGAAAATGTAATTGAGCTGGTATACCAACTTCAAGATTTTGGGTTAAAAAGAGGTAATCGCATTTCTATTGCCATGACTAATGGTGTCCCAATGGCGATAACCTTTATTGCGTCTGCCTTGTGTGGCACTGCTGCACCCTTAAATCCCAAATACAAACAAGAAGAATTTGCTTTTTACTACGCAGACACCAATGCCAAAGCGCTGATTACATTGTCGGAATTGCCAGAAGCCGCGATCGCCGCTGCCTCACCAAATATGCTCCTAATTAACGCCAAGGTAAATACTGACGGTACTTTAAGGTTTGAATTGGTCAAAAAAGGCAAAACCCCAAATTCAGAACCGCCCAACGCCGACGATGTAGCAATGATTTTGCACACCAGCGGTACTACTAGCCGTCCCAAACGTGTCCCCATTCGCGATCGCAACTTAATCGCCTCTGCAAATAACATCATTAACGCTTACTCCCTAACAGCCGATGACACCACAATCTGTTTAATGCCGTTGTTTCACATTCACGGATTGGTTGGGTGTTTGTTGGCAACTTTAGCATCAGGCGGTACGTTAGTTTGTCCCAATGGTTTTAATGCTCTAGAATTTTGGAAACTGGTGGAAACCTACAAACCCACCTGGTACTCCGCAGCACCCACCATGCACCAAATAATTTTGGCACGGGCTAGCCGCAATGCCGAAATTATCCAAGCTAATCCTTTCCGCTTCATTCGTTCCAGCAGTGCCCCCCTGCCTTTAGTGATTATTGAACAGCTAGAAGCTACCCTAAAGGCTCCTGTGGTGGAATCTTACAGCATGACGGAAGCATCTCACATGATGACAACCAACCCCCTACCGCCAAAAGTACGCAAACCGGGTAGTGTCGGTTATGGCTTCGGCGTCGAAGTGGGGATTATGGACAATCAAGGCAATTTGTTATCTCAGGGAAGCTTGGGTGAGGTGGTAGTTAAAGCACCGAATGTAATTGATGGTTATGAAAATAACCCAGAAGCTAATGCCACAGCTTTTGTTAACGGTTGGTTTCGCACAGGTGATCAGGGCAAACTAGATGCAGATAATTATCTTTATCTGACTGGCAGAATTAAAGAATTGATTAACCGGGGTGGGGAAAAGTTTTCTCCTTTAGAGGTGGATGATGTCTTGTTGCGTCATCCCGCTGTGTCGGAAGCTTTAGCTTTTGCTGTTCCTCACAAGTCTTTAGGTGAAGATATTCACGCTGCTGTAGTTCTAAAAGCAGAAGTCAGCGTTCAAGAACTGATAGCTCACTGTAAAATCACCTTGGCGGATTTTAAAGTTCCTCAGCAAATTCACATTTTAGAACAATTACCCCGTGGTGCCACAGGCAAACTGCAACGGTTAGCAATGGCGCAATTGCTGAATGTTGGGTAA